A single region of the Fibrobacter sp. genome encodes:
- a CDS encoding phosphotransferase, with translation MSNESLQISPVIKGYLLSRGYTENFTVSPIAGAGSGRQYFRISEGGKSCVLQVCAEVNEDFRHFVDFSKTFRSYGLPVPQVFAVDETACQVLQEDLGKRNLLDEVAPVNEGVRSGNERILYPTVIDALVKWQDASQPIFSSHTELWIRRFDFAALKWETDYFTENYLKGHCGLNEIPQGVKNFFSLLAVAVDAQPKVLMHRDFQSQNIMVRPNSEIAFVDFQGARRGSAFYDIASLLWDPYVCLPVEMIKDFFEYWRMHNKRVQAYTKEDAWDSFIQASLQRLMQALGAYCFLSKVKGIKKFEQYIEPGKRQLRALFAEFKLIVKATEPEALEFMEKALA, from the coding sequence ATGAGTAACGAATCCTTGCAAATTTCTCCTGTTATCAAAGGCTACCTGCTTTCCCGCGGCTATACCGAGAATTTCACCGTTTCCCCGATTGCGGGTGCGGGCTCGGGCCGCCAGTATTTCCGTATTTCCGAAGGTGGCAAGTCCTGCGTGTTGCAGGTCTGCGCCGAAGTCAATGAAGACTTCAGGCATTTTGTTGATTTCTCCAAGACCTTCCGCAGCTACGGTTTGCCGGTGCCGCAGGTCTTTGCCGTCGACGAGACCGCCTGCCAGGTGCTGCAGGAGGATTTGGGCAAGCGAAACCTGCTGGACGAAGTGGCGCCCGTGAACGAGGGTGTCCGTTCCGGTAACGAGAGAATTCTTTATCCGACGGTCATCGACGCGCTTGTCAAGTGGCAGGATGCGAGTCAGCCGATTTTCAGTTCGCATACAGAACTCTGGATTCGTCGTTTTGATTTTGCCGCCCTCAAGTGGGAGACGGATTACTTTACGGAAAATTACTTGAAGGGACATTGCGGTCTGAATGAAATTCCGCAGGGTGTCAAGAATTTCTTCTCGCTCCTGGCCGTGGCCGTGGACGCCCAGCCCAAGGTGCTGATGCACCGCGACTTCCAGAGCCAGAACATCATGGTACGCCCGAATTCCGAAATCGCCTTCGTCGATTTCCAGGGTGCCCGCCGTGGTTCCGCTTTCTACGATATCGCGAGCCTCCTGTGGGATCCGTACGTGTGCCTGCCGGTTGAAATGATCAAGGATTTCTTTGAATACTGGCGCATGCACAACAAGCGTGTACAGGCTTATACCAAGGAAGATGCTTGGGATAGCTTTATCCAGGCCAGTTTGCAGCGCTTGATGCAGGCGCTCGGTGCCTACTGCTTCCTCAGCAAGGTGAAGGGAATCAAGAAATTCGAACAGTACATCGAACCGGGCAAGCGCCAGTTGAGGGCTCTGTTTGCAGAGTTCAAGCTGATTGTCAAGGCGACCGAACCGGAAGCGCTGGAGTTCATGGAGAAGGCGCTGGCCTAG
- a CDS encoding ABC transporter permease subunit has product MRSYILRRLLLMIPTLIGISLVCFILIQMLPGGPVEEMISRAQQAAAMKGGVDASKALSPDQIAQIQAYFGFDQPAWKRYLTWLWNVLHLDLGSSYTYGLPVWDVIVSRFPISLFFGITSFFLSYLVCIPLGLWKAVHHGSKLDSLSSGVIFSGYVMPGYALGILLIIFLAGGSYLDIFPLGGLTSDDFEDFSFFGKIVDLGHHLILPIFCYMISEFAFLTFLMKNSALEELGKDYMRTALAKGMSFNQALVRHALRNALIPIATRLSEICTLMFAGALLIEKVFDIDGMGLLYYNSMVNRDYNVVMGIIFLSSLMAMIGRLFSDILYTLVDPRIKFS; this is encoded by the coding sequence ATGAGATCCTATATCCTCCGCCGCTTGCTGCTCATGATCCCGACGCTCATCGGGATTTCTCTGGTGTGCTTTATTCTCATCCAGATGTTGCCGGGCGGCCCCGTGGAGGAAATGATTTCGCGTGCGCAGCAGGCCGCGGCAATGAAGGGCGGGGTGGATGCCTCGAAGGCTTTGTCGCCCGACCAAATAGCGCAAATCCAGGCGTACTTCGGTTTTGACCAGCCCGCCTGGAAGCGTTACCTCACGTGGCTATGGAACGTGCTGCACCTGGACTTGGGCTCGAGCTACACCTACGGTCTTCCGGTCTGGGACGTCATTGTGAGCCGCTTCCCGATTTCGCTCTTCTTCGGTATCACGTCGTTCTTCCTGAGCTACCTGGTCTGTATACCGCTTGGCCTCTGGAAGGCGGTGCATCACGGGAGCAAACTCGATTCGCTCAGTTCGGGAGTGATATTCTCGGGCTACGTGATGCCGGGATATGCGCTCGGCATTCTGCTCATCATCTTCCTTGCGGGCGGTTCGTATTTGGATATATTCCCGCTGGGTGGTCTCACGAGCGACGACTTTGAGGACTTCAGTTTCTTCGGGAAAATCGTGGATCTCGGGCACCATTTGATCCTCCCGATTTTCTGTTACATGATTAGCGAGTTCGCGTTCCTGACCTTCCTCATGAAGAACTCGGCACTCGAGGAACTGGGCAAGGACTATATGCGCACGGCCCTCGCGAAGGGCATGAGCTTTAACCAAGCGCTCGTACGCCATGCGCTCCGCAACGCGCTTATTCCTATTGCGACCCGCCTTTCCGAAATCTGCACGCTCATGTTCGCGGGCGCGCTCCTTATCGAAAAGGTCTTCGATATCGACGGCATGGGGCTTTTGTATTACAATTCCATGGTGAATCGCGATTATAACGTTGTTATGGGAATCATCTTCCTGAGCAGCCTTATGGCCATGATTGGGCGCTTGTTTAGCGATATCCTGTACACGCTAGTGGACCCGAGAATCAAGTTCTCGTAG
- the dapB gene encoding dihydrodipicolinate reductase yields MSVQVMVNGIPGSMGRIVAETCVARGLELVPYSLTGEIIVENEAEVAGKTIQLLKPSNREARIGEVLAKYPNMICIDYTHPTAVNDNAAFYVNHKIPFVMGTTGGDREALAKLVADANHPSVIAPNMAKQIVAFQMMIEFLAKEFPTAFNGYKLSVVESHQKTKADTSGTARAVVGDFQKMGFDFSVDDIEKVRNEKEQMERMHVPEEYLGGHAFHTYSLDSEDGTVHFEFQHNVCGRKIYAEGTVDAVNFLACHIANGTAKPFNMMDVLRSGKMR; encoded by the coding sequence ATGTCCGTACAAGTGATGGTTAATGGTATTCCGGGTAGCATGGGCCGCATCGTGGCCGAAACGTGCGTCGCCCGCGGTTTGGAACTCGTCCCGTATTCCTTGACGGGTGAAATTATCGTGGAAAACGAAGCCGAAGTGGCGGGGAAGACCATCCAGCTTTTGAAGCCCTCTAACCGTGAAGCCCGCATCGGCGAGGTGCTTGCGAAGTACCCGAACATGATTTGCATCGACTATACGCACCCGACGGCCGTGAACGACAATGCCGCCTTCTACGTGAACCACAAGATTCCGTTCGTGATGGGCACGACCGGCGGTGATCGCGAAGCGCTTGCCAAACTCGTGGCCGACGCGAACCACCCGAGCGTCATCGCCCCGAACATGGCCAAGCAGATTGTCGCCTTCCAGATGATGATTGAGTTTCTCGCCAAGGAATTCCCGACTGCGTTCAACGGCTACAAGCTCTCCGTGGTTGAAAGCCACCAGAAGACCAAGGCCGACACGAGCGGTACGGCTAGGGCCGTGGTGGGCGACTTCCAGAAGATGGGCTTTGACTTCTCTGTGGACGACATCGAAAAGGTGCGTAACGAGAAGGAACAGATGGAACGCATGCACGTGCCCGAGGAATACCTCGGCGGTCACGCCTTCCACACCTACAGCCTCGACAGCGAAGACGGCACGGTGCATTTCGAATTCCAGCACAACGTGTGCGGCCGCAAGATTTACGCCGAAGGCACCGTGGATGCCGTGAACTTCCTCGCATGCCACATCGCGAACGGCACCGCCAAGCCCTTCAACATGATGGACGTGCTCCGTTCCGGAAAGATGCGTTAG
- a CDS encoding helix-turn-helix domain-containing protein: MKRKTDEERAFDKALAQIILARRAQLDLSQLYISIKSGISRITIGKWERGLKTPVAFDLYNVLKVLYDDPSDFLSDLFKTYEKDALPIREAADKKKYLDYIKQTSKKKKNNPSK; this comes from the coding sequence ATGAAACGAAAAACTGATGAAGAACGTGCATTCGACAAAGCCCTCGCGCAAATTATCCTAGCACGGCGAGCGCAGTTGGACCTTTCACAGTTATACATCAGCATCAAATCCGGCATTTCAAGAATCACTATAGGAAAATGGGAAAGAGGTCTAAAAACGCCAGTAGCGTTCGACCTCTACAACGTTCTGAAAGTTCTTTACGACGACCCTTCGGACTTTTTGAGCGATCTTTTCAAGACCTACGAAAAGGATGCCTTGCCCATACGCGAAGCCGCCGACAAGAAAAAATACCTTGATTACATCAAGCAGACTAGCAAAAAAAAGAAAAACAACCCCAGCAAATAG
- the ruvX gene encoding Holliday junction resolvase RuvX, producing the protein MNYLALDYGEHRVGVAFADSELRMAFSRETIDQKTTNLFVRLDELVKINKIDAFVVGMPYHPDGRTDGKNVVVEKFVEDLKLRFPGIPVYTQDESYSSVQAQEKTSHFSKKKKQKNKAVIDQLAAAIILQRWLDENA; encoded by the coding sequence ATGAATTACCTGGCCCTTGATTATGGCGAACATCGTGTTGGAGTCGCATTTGCCGATTCCGAACTGCGCATGGCTTTTTCCCGCGAGACGATTGACCAGAAGACGACAAACTTGTTTGTCCGGCTAGACGAACTGGTGAAGATAAACAAGATTGACGCATTCGTGGTGGGGATGCCCTATCATCCGGATGGCCGCACTGACGGCAAGAACGTTGTGGTGGAGAAGTTTGTCGAGGACCTGAAGCTCCGTTTTCCGGGGATTCCTGTTTACACGCAGGACGAATCGTATTCGAGCGTGCAGGCGCAGGAAAAGACTTCGCATTTCAGCAAGAAGAAAAAGCAGAAGAACAAGGCGGTGATTGACCAGCTGGCTGCAGCCATTATTTTGCAGCGTTGGCTTGACGAAAATGCTTAG